From a single Apium graveolens cultivar Ventura chromosome 2, ASM990537v1, whole genome shotgun sequence genomic region:
- the LOC141709062 gene encoding uncharacterized protein LOC141709062, whose translation MCIRWGILCSNVMRGLRMKIDKFIEGLEPKDLEKQQLNLARLYSKQRCTTTVINSFNATSSSSSQQLNVVPHRGRQRHNTMVVKSSKAIASSSLQQFVAVPHRFEGVFIAKGKENFICTRNLVPGEALHGEELLYIQNEDKITVEYRVWNPLKSKLGAAILCGLKNITAKPGSRVLYLGDVCETTVSHLSDLVGSDGVVYVVGFSDFVVNMVDKRPNVITIFEKPSNHWKYRMVAYSHHKVLPILAKNYFVIAFDWIGFGFSDKPLPKNGFDYTLDEYVSSLESLIDQLGTSKVSFVVQITSKHANMPSTLSTFSNFLLGEICSQDPIRASDESLTSAGPYKMKEDDAMVYRRPYLTSGSSGFALNTISRTMRKVLKVGHYVQEDSGEEPGQLIAGMIRKRSFAFHENLF comes from the exons ATGTGCATCAGATGGGGTATTTTGTGTTCTAATGTCATGCGTGGTTTGAGAATGAAAATTGACAAATTCATTGAAGGCTTGGAG CCTAAAGACTTGGAAAAGCAACAACTGAATCTAGCACGCCTTTATAGCAAACAAAGGTGTACTACGACGGTCATAAATAGTTTCAATGCTACTTCCTCCTCTTCCTCACAACAACTTAATGTTGTGCCACATAGAGGCAGACAAAGGCATAATACTATGGTTGTAAAAAGTTCCAAGGCGATTGCGTCGTCTTCCTTGCAACAATTTGTGGCTGTGCCGCATAGATTTGAAGGAGTTTTTATCGCCAAGGGCAAGGAGAATTTCATTTGTACTAGAAATTTAGTACCGGGTGAAGCTCTTCATGGAGAGGAATTATTATATATTCAG AATGAGGACAAAATTACAGTGGAGTACAGGGTCTGGAATCCGCTTAAATCAAAGTTGGGTGCTGCAATCCTGTGTGGTTTAAAAAATATAACTGCG AAACCTGGCTCGCGCGTGTTATACCTGGGAGATGTATGTGAAACTACAGTTTCACATTTGTCTGATCTGGTTGGATCG GATGGTGTGGTCTATGTTGTTGGGTTCTCTGACTTTGTTGTAAACATGGTGGACAAGAGGCCAAATGTTATAACAATTTTCGAGAAGCCTAGTAATCATTGGAAGTACCGCATGGTT GCTTATTCACATCATAAGGTTCTTCCCATTCTGGCCAAGAATTACTTTGTCATTGCTTTTGACTGGATAG GCTTTGGATTTTCAGATAAGCCCCTTCCCAAGAATGGTTTTGACTACACACTAGATG AATATGTTTCGTCTTTGGAGTCTCTCATTGATCAGCTAGGCACTAGCAAGGTCTCATTTGTAGTGCAG ATTACATCGAAACATGCCAACATGCCTTCAACTTTGTCCACATTCAGCAACTTTTTGCTGGGAGAAATATGTTCACAG GATCCTATAAGGGCCAGTGATGAATCCTTGACAAGTGCTGGTCCTTACAAAATGAAAGAAGATGATGCCATGGTTTACAGAAGACCTTATCTAACATCTGGTTCTTCGGGTTTTGCACTAAATACAATCAGTAGAACGATGAGAAAAGTACTCAAG GTGGGACATTACGTACAAGAGGATTCTGGTGAAGAACCAGGACAGCTCATTGCTGGAATGATTCGCAAAAGGAGTTTCGCATTTCATGAGAATCTCTTTTAG